From Gammaproteobacteria bacterium:
ATCCGACCGCGATCATGGAAGCCTATGTCGGCTGTACCCAGGAACTCGGGTATGCCTGATGCAGATCAGCATCGAGTTTTATGCATCGTTGATGAAATACCTGCCGCCGGGTAAGAGCCGTTTCAGACGCGAAATAAAGGTCGACCAGGGGCTCAAGCTCGCCCGCCTGATTGAACAGTTTCATATCTCGCCCGAGGAGGCACATCTGGTGCTCGTTAACGGGTTATTCGTCTGTGGCGAAGATCGCGCGGGGTGCGAACTGGTTGAAGGCGACGTCGTCTCGATCTGGCCGCCAGTTGCG
This genomic window contains:
- a CDS encoding MoaD/ThiS family protein — encoded protein: MQISIEFYASLMKYLPPGKSRFRREIKVDQGLKLARLIEQFHISPEEAHLVLVNGLFVCGEDRAGCELVEGDVVSIWPPVAGG